The stretch of DNA CTCGAGTGAGCGGTGCCGACGGCGACCGACGTCGGAGTCAACTAGTCGTCCGAGCACGCGTCTCCGGGTCGATCGCGAGACGGCGGGTTTATACAACTGTTTTTGTATATGTGAAACGATGGTTGAATTCACGGATGCCGACCGGAACGCGGTCTATAGGGCGATCTACGCCCGGCGCGACATCCGACGGTTCGCCGCCGAACCGATTCCGGACGCGGTCCTCGAGCGGCTCGTCGAGGCTGCACACCACGCGCCGAGCGTCGGCTTCTCGCAGCCGTGGGATTTCGTCGTCGTCACCGACGACGAGACGAAAGCCGAGATCGCGTCGATCGCGGATCGCGCCATCGCGGCCGCTCGCGAGGGTTACGAGGAACCGAAGCGGACCGAGTTCGCCGAATTGAAACTCGAGGGGATCGGCGAGTCGCCGGTCAATATCTGCGTGACCTGCGACCCGACGCGGGGCGCACCGCACGTACTCGGCCGAAGCTCGATGAAACGAACCGACGTGTACTCGACGTGTCTCGCCGTGCAGAACCTCTGGTTGGCCGCCCGCGCGGAGGGCGTCGGCGTCGGGTGGGTGAGCGTGCTCTATCCGTCCGAGGTTCGGGACGTACTCGGCATTCCACCCCACGTCAAGCCGGTCGCGTACCTCTGTCTGGGCTATCCGGCGAACGGCTTCCCCGCGGAGCCCGTCCTCCAGCAGGAGGGGTGGCGCGACCGGCTCGAGACGGACCGGCTCGTCCACGAGGAGACGTGGAGCGACGACCTGGCGGGTGCGACCGACGGTGAGCGGACGCTCGGTTCGTAGTCGACGGAACGGATCGACGGGGCCGGCCGATCGACGGCTGCTCGGCGGCGGCGACGCGCGCCGGTGCGCCGCAGAACTGGTCAACATAAATACGGCCCGTCCCAACCCTCGGCCGAACGACCGTGTCGTACGACAATCACACGCCCGACTCGAGATTTCGATCGCTGATCGATCGGTTCGGCTTTCCGCACCTGTTGACCGCGACGCTCGCGCTGGTCGCGGCGACGATCCTGCTAGGTGTCGCGGCGAAAGCGACGGGCTCCGGACTGGCCTGCGAGGCCAACTGGCCCCAATGTGACGCCGGTCCGTACAACCTGTTGCCGGGGAGTCTCCCGAGTTTCTACGAGTGGTTCCACCGGTTCGTCGCGATGTTCGCCGGGTTCGCCATCGTCGGTTCCGCGCTCGCGGCGTGGCGGCTCCCCGATATCGATCGGCGCGTCGTCGGACTGGTAGTCCTCGGGATGATCCTGACGCCGGTACAGGTCGCGCTCGGCCGCGAAACCGTCACGCAGTACACGATGGACATCCTCTCCCTGCACTTCTGGACCGCGGTCACGATCTTCACGCTGTTCCTCGTCGCGACCGTCATCGTCTGGACACCGCGCCTGACGGGGACCCACGTCACCGGTGCGCTGGCGCTCGGTATCGTCGCGCTGCCGGCACACGTCGTCCTCAGCCCCGTCGTCGACGCGGGCATCGCGACGTACTCGCCGACGATGCAGTTGACGCAGTACGCCGTGACCCTCACGCTGCTCGGCGCGGCGATCGTCGCCGCGATGGTCGGTCGGCGACGCGTTACCGGCCGCGCCCTCGCCCCGTTACTGGTCGCACCGCCGCTGGTGGTCCTCGTCCTCTTCTTCGGCCGGCAGGCGGTCAATCCGGCGCTCGAGGCCCCCTATCTCGTCGCCACCACGGCACTCTTCGTGACGTTCGTCGCCGGGATCGTTCTCGTTCGGCGAACCGGCGGCTCGAGCGGGACGAACGAGACGCTCTCGCCGTAGCTCGGCCGGCGGACCCTCCGTTTTCTCTGGTCCCGGTGCGCCGATCAGCCGAACGCGACGACGATTGCGGTTCCCGTCAGTACGGCTCCGATACCGAGTCCGAGCAGGCCGTAGTTGGCGAAGGGGTTCGCCGCCGTCGTCAGATCCGCGGAGTAGCGACGACGCGAGATGGGCCAGAACGGACGGATACCCATCGGTGTCAGGGCGTCGACGAGGAGGTGGGAACCGATCGAGGCGAATCCGACGAGGAACGCGAAGCTGACGAAGCCAGCGTCCGCAAACGCCGAGGAGGCGTCGACGAGGACGGCGGACAGGGCGGCGAGTCCGGCACCCGCAAGCAGCGCGAACGGGATCGTGTGCGTCGGGCCGCGGTGGTCGATCAACGGGAGCCGGTGATCGTAGTCGGGAAGCGTCGAGAGGGCCACACAGACGAGGCCGCCGACGATCGCGACCTCCGCGTGCCCCCACAGGGCGACGATGGTGCCGAGCGGCGCGTACGCCAGGAGCGCCCCACCGTAATGGCCCACCTGATACATGTACGACAAAAAACGCAACATCGAGTGATAAAATCACCGTATCCGACCGCTCCGACCGACCGTCCGTCCAGCGGATCGTCGGACGGGCGGTTCGACCGGCCGGGGGAGGTTCGTCCGGCCGAGATGCCAGCCCGGGTTCCGTCTCTCTGCTGCAACCGCTGCGGTTATGACCAGCGGCCGCCTTCCACCGTGCGTGAAAAACGTCACCGACAGGACGAGCAACCCGTTCGGACTGCGACCGCCATTCGATCGCTCCGATCCCGACGACCGGACAGCCGTCTTCGGATACGGTGATGCCAACGCCGACTTCCACGTCGTCGGCGACTACCCCGGTGTCCACGGCGGCGAAACGACCGGCGTTCCCTTCACCGAAACCGAGGACGGACTCGCCGTTCAGGACGTCGTTCGCGAGGTCGGGTTCGCGAGCGGACCGCGGAACGAGCTCGCCCTCGAGAACTGTTTCTGGAGCTACGTCCACATGTGCAGCCTTCCGAACGGCCGGCGGCCAACCGACGAGGAGTACGCCGAGCTCGAGCGGTTCTTCGATGCCGAACTCCGCGCGATCAACGCCCACATCCTCCTGCCGGTCGGGGCGCGGGCGACGGATCGCGTCCTCCGGGAGTACACGACCCAGCGACACCGGTTCGACCTCGACATGGCAGCGCTGCACGCCCGCGACATCCGCGGTCGCGGGTTCCTCGTCGTCCCCATTCAGGAGCCCGTGGAGTGGACCGACGGCGACCGCGAGGCGATCGTCTCGAAGATCGAAGCGCTGCTCGCGAGCGATTACCGGCAGACGAAAGGGGTCGCGACGACGGTCGGCTGACCGGCGACCCGCTACGACTCCGTCTTCGGCGCGAAGACGACCAGCGCCGTACTGTCCTCGACCGCGTACGGGGAGACGTCCCGATCGCCGTCGAATCGGACGACGTCCCCCGGCTCGAGGTCGTAGGTGTCGTCGCCGAGCGTGAGTTCGACGGCACCGCTGAGCACGTGCAACACGACGTTCGATTCCGGGTGGCGGTGTTTCGGGACGCGCTCGTCGGCCTCGAGTCGCAATCGAACGGTTCGAGGCGTGGGATCGTCGAATACCTCGGCGTGGGGCGCCTCCTCGAGGGCGGAGAGGGACGTGACATCGGGCATAGGCGTAACCTGTTGGCCCGGGAACTTGTGCCCGCGGGCGAACCGGTTCGGGACGGCGGCGGGTCGCGATCACGGCGGCCCGGTCCGCACCGGGACGGGTCACAGTCGGCCGCGACCAGCCGTCGGCCGCAGCGGAACGGTGAGCCCGCGCCCACTAGGCGAATAGCGTCTACCTCCGCAAGAGGCCGTCAGTCCGGCCACCGGCGAACCGGAGGTGCCAGTCGACCAACCGTCTGCCGGCGGTGGATCACTCCCCTCCTGGATCGAGTCCGTTTAAGTAGTGTGAGAGAACATGTTCTCGGGGCTTCCCGATCGAGGGGAACTGGCTCGCCCCGTTATACGTCGGCTGTTCATACGCTCAGTTGTTATGAGTGACCGAATCGGCGCACCCGGATTGGGGCTATCGCGACGGGAATTCGTTGCAGCGACCGGCGGCGCGGCGGCCCTGACCGGCCTGGCGGGCTGTACGGGCCAGGGTGCACAGCAGGAACCCGAACCGGCGAGTTCCGACGAGGAGTCGACATCGTCGTCCGAACCCGAGCTTCCGTGGACGAGTTCCCCGGAGGTCGTGCAAGTCGACGAGCGGGGCGGCAGCGTGACTCTCCAGTCCGTAACGGCTCGACACGCAGTCCACCCGATGGATTCGATGGGCGGCCCCGTCGAACTCCCGCGGGTCTGGGCCTTCAAAGCCGACGACGGGACGCCGAGCGTTCCGGGCCCGATCCTCCGGACGACCGAGGGCAACGACATCGACGTCACCCTCGACAACACGGGGGCCGACCACCCGCACACGCTGCACTTCCACGGCGCGAAGAAGACCTGGGAGAACGACGGCGTCCCGACGACGACCGGTATCACGGTCAATCCGGGCGAGAAACACACCTACACGATCCCGGCGAACGTCCCGGGCACGCACCTCTATCACTGCCACTACCAGACCCATCGACACATCGATATGGGGATGTACGGCATCTTCCGCGTCGATCCGAAGGGGTACGAACCCGCCGACAAGGAGTACTTCTTCACCCTCAAAGACTGGGACTCCCGCGTGAACCGCCAGCTGGCGGGCGAAGACGTGGACTACAGCCCCCGCAATCGCAACCCCGACGTGTTCACGATCAACGGGAAGAGCCTCCCGCGAACGCTTCACCCCGAGGAGGGCTCCCCGATCATCGTCGATCACGGGGACACCGTTCGCCTCCACATGGTCAACGCGGGCTACATGTCCCACCCGATGCACACGCACAACCACCGCTTCCGCCTCGTCGAGAAAGACGGCGGGCAGATCCCGGACGCGGCCCAGTACGAACAGGACGTCACGAATATCGCGCCCGCGGAGCGCCACACCGTCGAGTTCGAAGCCGACGCCGACCCCGGGATCTATCTCATGCACTGCCACAAGGTCAGCCACGCGATGAACGGCAACTCCTATCCCGGCGGGATGGTCAACGGGATCGTCTACCGTGACGCGATGGACACCGACGTCTTCGCCGATCTCATGACGTACGCGGGCTACGAGGGCTGACAATCCGCGAACGGACACCGGCCCGGCGCGATCAGCACGGGTTCACGGTCGACTTTCCGTTTCTGTCCGGCCGTCCGATCCGCCAGTCGCCGGTCCCACGTCGGCGAGCCGTCGCCGCCCGGTCGCGGTGATCTCGTACCGTCGGCAGCCGAGCGACCGGACGGCCGCCGCATCGCGGAGCCGGTCGCACGCCTGTTCGACCGCGACCGGATGCTCGTCAATCTCCGCAGCGAGATCCACGGCGTACTGCGGTGTATCGACGAGCGCGTCGAGAATCTCCCGCTCGAGGTCGGTCCGGGACATCTATCGCCGTCGGTCCTCCTCGTAGGCGTCCAGAAGCTCCCGGTATCGGTTCCGCACCGTGACCGAACTGACCCCCGTCTCCTCGCCGACGGTGGCCTGGGTGACGCGTTCGTTCGTCAGTCGCGCCGCCCCGTAGATCGCCGCCGCCGCCAGCCCGGCCGGGCTTCGGCCACTGTGGAGATCCCGCGCTTTGGCTGCCTCGAGAATCTCCCGAGCCAGCCGCTCGGCGTCGTCGCTGACCGCGAGTTTCGAGGCGTACTGCGGGAGGTAGTGGACCGGATCGGCCGGTTCGATCTCGAGGCCGAGTTCGCTCGAGAGGTAGCGATACGCCCGCTGAATGGGGAGCTTGCCGACTCGACTCACCTGCGCGAACGCGACCAGCGTCCGCGGCGTGCCGTGACGCCGAGCGGCGGCGTACAGGCAGGCGGTCGTCATCGCTTCGATCGACCGCCCCGGAAGCAGGCCCTCGTCGACGGCGCGCCGATACAGGACGCCGGCAGTTTCGCGACACGGCTCCGACAGTCCGAGCGCGGACGCCATGCGCTCGAGCTCGCCGAAGGCCTGTTTGAGATTGCGTTCCTGAGCGTTCTTCGAGGTGAAGCGCTCGTTCCAGGTCCGCAGTCGCCGGAGCTGTTGGCGCTTCCGCCCCGAGATCCGGTTGCCGTACGCGTCCTCGTCTTGCCAGCCGATCGTCGTACTGAGGCCTCTGTCGTGTCTGAGCGTCGACACCGGTGCGCCGACCCGGCATCTGTCCGCGTCGTCGTCGAGATTTCGCCACTCCGGGCCGTAATCGATGACGTCGGCATCGAGTACGAGTCCACACTCCGTACACGTTCGTTCGCCGTGTTCCTCGTCGCGGCGGATCGGGCCCGCACACTCCGGACACTCCAGCCGCTCCGACCCCCGCTGTTCGGGAGCCGACTCGCGCTCTCCGTTCCGGGTCGATCCCTCGGTCGCCGTCTCGACGATCGTTTGACTCATTGGTCTGTCTCCGCCGGAGCCGGACTCCGGCCGTGTGATGTTCTCACTCGGAGTGGAGTGGAGCGAAGATATCAACGACCGGTGGATTCCCAGCCCGTGGGAACGGTCGGCGACGTACTTTTTCTCGAGAGGCGTCCCAGTGTACCCCGAGAGGGGCAACGTTTAGTCGCGCCGAGACGACAGCACGGACAGATGGACCGCGACGGGGACCGGACCGGAACGGCAGATGGGGTCGGCGGCGAGGCCGACGTCGAAGCGGACGACGACCGTGTCGCGCTCGGACTCGCGCTACTGGCCCGCCTCGAGCACGAATCGCTCTCGCTCGCCGACGCCGTCGACCGGATCGAGACCGTCACGTCCGATCCGACGGTGACGCGGACGATCCTGGATCAGGCCGAACTCCGCGGTATTATCGAGCGCGACGACGGCGTCATCCGCCCGAAGAGCAGGCAGTACGTTCGGTTCGAGCGAGACGTCGTCACGAAAGAGGGGGAGTTTTCCTGTCGGCGCTGTGGCTCCGGCCTCTCGACCGGCTACTTCATCGACCTCGAGGCCGGCGAACTCGGTCCCTTCGGCTCCTCGTGTATTCGAAAAGTAACGGGACGTGACGGCTAGCGCTACCGGCCCTGCCGGAGTTCCGCGATCAACTGATCGATCGTCTGCTGTTGTTGCTCGATGAGGTCGCTCTGCCGTTCGACCGCCGTCTCGAGCGCATCGAGCCGCTCGAGGAGTTCGGGATCGGTTTTCGGTGGGGCCGCCGACTGTTCCGGGCCCGACGCAACCGGCGCACCCCCGGCGGCGTTCGATGCATCGGTCTCCTCGAGAATCGAATCGATCTCCGCCGCCGTCGTCGCTCCATCGCCGCCGCGATCCGAAGCGGAACCGTCGGTCGGGGCCGCTCGCGCCGACGACCGGCCGTCGCTCGCGTCGCCCTCCGTCGACGCGACCTCCTCGGTCGCGATATCGTCCGTCGCCCCTTCGGCGAGCGGATCGGTCGATTCCGCATCGGCCGCCCCGGTCGTCGCCTCGGTTGTCACGTCGGAATCGTCGGGTTCGGGCGGGTCGGCATCGAGGGGATCGACGCCACTGCCGAAGTCGACCGAACTCTCGCTGCTGGCCGCCGCTTCGTCGTCGCTCTCACCGACCGTCTCGTTGAGCTCCTCGAGCGAGCCGACGCCGTGGTAATCGAACAGCGCGCGCTGGAGTCGTTCCCGGAGGTCGTTTGCCTCCTCGTTGGGGGCTTTGATCCGCTGGGGGCGGCCGTTGGCCGTGAGGACGATCTGGGTGGCGACGCTGCCGTCCTCGAACGAGAGGTTGGTTACGTCGTCGAAGTGGTACTCCTCGAAGTCCCCGTCCCAGACCGCGCCGCCGATGTGTTTGACGAGTCGATCGCTCGTGATGATCAGCGTCAGTTCGCTGAATCGGTAGGTCTTGACGACCGTCTCGCCGGGATCCGTGATCCCGTTCCCGTTCAGTACGCCGGCGAGGACGG from Natrinema salaciae encodes:
- the bluB gene encoding 5,6-dimethylbenzimidazole synthase — protein: MVEFTDADRNAVYRAIYARRDIRRFAAEPIPDAVLERLVEAAHHAPSVGFSQPWDFVVVTDDETKAEIASIADRAIAAAREGYEEPKRTEFAELKLEGIGESPVNICVTCDPTRGAPHVLGRSSMKRTDVYSTCLAVQNLWLAARAEGVGVGWVSVLYPSEVRDVLGIPPHVKPVAYLCLGYPANGFPAEPVLQQEGWRDRLETDRLVHEETWSDDLAGATDGERTLGS
- a CDS encoding COX15/CtaA family protein is translated as MSYDNHTPDSRFRSLIDRFGFPHLLTATLALVAATILLGVAAKATGSGLACEANWPQCDAGPYNLLPGSLPSFYEWFHRFVAMFAGFAIVGSALAAWRLPDIDRRVVGLVVLGMILTPVQVALGRETVTQYTMDILSLHFWTAVTIFTLFLVATVIVWTPRLTGTHVTGALALGIVALPAHVVLSPVVDAGIATYSPTMQLTQYAVTLTLLGAAIVAAMVGRRRVTGRALAPLLVAPPLVVLVLFFGRQAVNPALEAPYLVATTALFVTFVAGIVLVRRTGGSSGTNETLSP
- a CDS encoding metal-dependent hydrolase; translation: MYQVGHYGGALLAYAPLGTIVALWGHAEVAIVGGLVCVALSTLPDYDHRLPLIDHRGPTHTIPFALLAGAGLAALSAVLVDASSAFADAGFVSFAFLVGFASIGSHLLVDALTPMGIRPFWPISRRRYSADLTTAANPFANYGLLGLGIGAVLTGTAIVVAFG
- a CDS encoding uracil-DNA glycosylase family protein, which gives rise to MKNVTDRTSNPFGLRPPFDRSDPDDRTAVFGYGDANADFHVVGDYPGVHGGETTGVPFTETEDGLAVQDVVREVGFASGPRNELALENCFWSYVHMCSLPNGRRPTDEEYAELERFFDAELRAINAHILLPVGARATDRVLREYTTQRHRFDLDMAALHARDIRGRGFLVVPIQEPVEWTDGDREAIVSKIEALLASDYRQTKGVATTVG
- a CDS encoding cupin domain-containing protein, which encodes MPDVTSLSALEEAPHAEVFDDPTPRTVRLRLEADERVPKHRHPESNVVLHVLSGAVELTLGDDTYDLEPGDVVRFDGDRDVSPYAVEDSTALVVFAPKTES
- a CDS encoding multicopper oxidase domain-containing protein, which codes for MSDRIGAPGLGLSRREFVAATGGAAALTGLAGCTGQGAQQEPEPASSDEESTSSSEPELPWTSSPEVVQVDERGGSVTLQSVTARHAVHPMDSMGGPVELPRVWAFKADDGTPSVPGPILRTTEGNDIDVTLDNTGADHPHTLHFHGAKKTWENDGVPTTTGITVNPGEKHTYTIPANVPGTHLYHCHYQTHRHIDMGMYGIFRVDPKGYEPADKEYFFTLKDWDSRVNRQLAGEDVDYSPRNRNPDVFTINGKSLPRTLHPEEGSPIIVDHGDTVRLHMVNAGYMSHPMHTHNHRFRLVEKDGGQIPDAAQYEQDVTNIAPAERHTVEFEADADPGIYLMHCHKVSHAMNGNSYPGGMVNGIVYRDAMDTDVFADLMTYAGYEG
- a CDS encoding transcription initiation factor IIB, which encodes MSQTIVETATEGSTRNGERESAPEQRGSERLECPECAGPIRRDEEHGERTCTECGLVLDADVIDYGPEWRNLDDDADRCRVGAPVSTLRHDRGLSTTIGWQDEDAYGNRISGRKRQQLRRLRTWNERFTSKNAQERNLKQAFGELERMASALGLSEPCRETAGVLYRRAVDEGLLPGRSIEAMTTACLYAAARRHGTPRTLVAFAQVSRVGKLPIQRAYRYLSSELGLEIEPADPVHYLPQYASKLAVSDDAERLAREILEAAKARDLHSGRSPAGLAAAAIYGAARLTNERVTQATVGEETGVSSVTVRNRYRELLDAYEEDRRR
- a CDS encoding DUF5830 family protein: MDRDGDRTGTADGVGGEADVEADDDRVALGLALLARLEHESLSLADAVDRIETVTSDPTVTRTILDQAELRGIIERDDGVIRPKSRQYVRFERDVVTKEGEFSCRRCGSGLSTGYFIDLEAGELGPFGSSCIRKVTGRDG
- a CDS encoding DUF7115 domain-containing protein, with the translated sequence MSVPGIVHSTLDGEEIAARVSLGSDDEIFITPTRTIVYRADGLLSDESADEYPHDADRLSISEGRRKTKFTLEYALDGDRAFSVPAGKTDDVLHPVLAGVLNGNGITDPGETVVKTYRFSELTLIITSDRLVKHIGGAVWDGDFEEYHFDDVTNLSFEDGSVATQIVLTANGRPQRIKAPNEEANDLRERLQRALFDYHGVGSLEELNETVGESDDEAAASSESSVDFGSGVDPLDADPPEPDDSDVTTEATTGAADAESTDPLAEGATDDIATEEVASTEGDASDGRSSARAAPTDGSASDRGGDGATTAAEIDSILEETDASNAAGGAPVASGPEQSAAPPKTDPELLERLDALETAVERQSDLIEQQQQTIDQLIAELRQGR